Proteins from one Triticum aestivum cultivar Chinese Spring chromosome 7A, IWGSC CS RefSeq v2.1, whole genome shotgun sequence genomic window:
- the LOC123148748 gene encoding RING-H2 finger protein ATL43-like has protein sequence MEPSRRLLLSDYDGAIMSPLPSPSTSSAAPFKPGVAVVVGILTSVFSITFLLLLYAKHCKRSAAESSGPYGSGGGSGGGAAGERRNSGVERAVVESLPVFRFGALRGQKAGLECAVCLGRFEPTEALRLLPKCRHGFHVECVDTWLDAHSTCPLCRSRVDPEDVLLLPEPPKPSTTGPPEPPEQKAAAAVATVKDKSKDAALAPAPAPSPAWRRIAGRHSTGSVRAPGRVGPTSRRSADLEVGGGDGGAATVGCFDVAKVRKDRVLMVEPAAAVAEPDPVAFDRRFGHRILVSTACGCDDETAPAAKQRWSDLRPADLMFVRSEMLVTETGRYSCSAAVNSGNRGRAEISGRCLSEIAGVSRLPPIRAGAEARAGSARRWPGSSWWARGSPGVNGPST, from the coding sequence atGGAGCCGTCGCGGCGGCTTCTGCTCTCCGACTACGACGGCGCGATCATGtcgccgctgccgtcgccgtcCACGTCGTCGGCCGCGCCGTTCAAGCCGGGCGTGGCGGTGGTCGTGGGGATACTGACGAGCGTcttctccatcaccttcctcctgCTGCTCTACGCCAAGCACTGCAAGCGGAGCGCCGCGGAGTCGTCGGGCCCCTACgggagcggcggcggctccggAGGTGGCGCGGCGGGCGAGCGGAGGAACTCCGGCGTGGAGCGCGCGGTGGTGGAGTCGCTCCCCGTGTTCCGCTTCGGGGCGCTGCGCGGGCAGAAGGCCGGGCTCGAGTGCGCCGTCTGCCTCGGCCGCTTCGAGCCGACGGAGGCGCTGCGGCTGCTGCCCAAATGCCGGCACGGGTTCCACGTCGAGTGCGTGGATACGTGGCTGGACGCGCACTCCACGTGCCCGCTCTGCCGCTCCCGCGTCGACCCGGAGGACGTGCTGCTCCTGCCTGAGCCGCCCAAGCCGTCCACCACGGGACCTCCCGAACCGCCGGAGCAGAAAGCTGCCGCTGCCGTTGCTACGGTCAAGGACAAGAGCAAGGACGCAGCCTTGGCTCCTGCGCCTGCACCCTCTCCGGCGTGGCGAAGGATAGCGGGCCGGCACTCGACGGGGTCGGTGCGAGCGCCTGGGCGGGTTGGCCCTACGTCACGGCGGTCGGCCGATCTGGAGGTGGGAGGAGGCGATGGTGGCGCGGCTACGGTGGGCTGCTTCGACGTCGCGAAGGTGAGGAAGGACCGGGTGCTGATGGTGGAACCGGCAGCCGCGGTGGCGGAGCCCGATCCGGTCGCGTTCGACCGGCGGTTCGGGCACCGTATCCTGGTGAGCACCGCGTGCGGCTGCGACGACGAGACGGCCCCGGCAGCTAAGCAGCGGTGGAGCGACCTCCGGCCGGCCGATCTGATGTTCGTGCGGTCGGAGATGCTGGTGACCGAGACCGGGCGGTACTCCTGCTcggccgccgtcaactccggcaaCCGCGGCAGGGCCGAGATCAGCGGGCGCTGCCTCTCCGAGATCGCCGGCGTGAGCCGCCTCCCTCCGATCCGCGCCGGCGCGGAAGCGCGGGCCGGGAGCGCGCGTCGGTGGCCGGGCTCGAGCTGGTGGGCCCGGGGCTCGCCCGGCGTTAACGGCCCTAGCACCTAG